One Thermoplasma volcanium GSS1 genomic window carries:
- the kdpB gene encoding potassium-transporting ATPase subunit KdpB: MNQNIIYTVYGDLKLTLKNMRPDVLLHNPVMFLTEVSLFVSIFIYIFPSFFGVPYTGTYRSFYVAVVVLLFLTVFFSSISTALSEGKSKAITDSLKKFKTDVIAHVQKDGNIVDVRSNELKKNDIIIIYKDEIVPIDGEVIEGSGYVDESNVTGESRAVMKVIGDTVTGSTRLVTDKLKIRATADPGSTFIDKMIELVEKSTREKTPNEISLTVFLSGLTLIFLVITASIFAISHYFGRTANIVMLIVLLIALIPTTIGALLPAIGIAAINKVSEYNIIAKSGRAIENAGDIDTIILDKTGTITIGERKAVKFYPNKGISDVEFAKLAAMSSYYDQTKEGLSIFELAKKQGAEISKDDLKGYEFIPFSSETKFSGIQSPSDTVIKGSLKALKEKFQVADEFIEALCKEISMRGGTAIPVVHNGKFAGVIELQDLIKPGIKERISEIKNMDIKTVMCTGDDEVTAQYISAQAGIDEYIANSKPVDKYNVVIREKEGQRMVAMVGDGTNDAPALAKADVGLAMNNGTQAAKEAANMIDLDSNPTKLMDVIFLGKQILITRGSLTTFSIANDISKYFVIIPAIFYMFPSLSLVNILDLTDPIVAVTSALIFNTIIIVFLIPLALGGVHYKPTSISEMLKRNLMIYGIGGVITPFIAIKLIYMLLIAWGVTW; this comes from the coding sequence GTGAACCAGAACATAATTTACACGGTTTATGGAGATTTAAAGTTGACACTTAAAAACATGAGGCCGGATGTACTCCTTCACAATCCAGTAATGTTTCTAACCGAAGTATCACTCTTTGTATCTATTTTTATATACATTTTCCCCAGTTTCTTCGGCGTGCCATACACTGGTACGTATAGATCTTTTTATGTTGCAGTAGTTGTGTTGTTGTTCCTTACTGTGTTTTTTTCAAGCATAAGCACTGCTTTGTCCGAAGGAAAGAGTAAAGCAATAACTGATTCATTAAAGAAATTCAAGACCGATGTTATTGCTCACGTACAAAAAGATGGAAATATAGTCGATGTGAGATCGAACGAACTGAAAAAGAATGATATAATAATTATTTACAAAGACGAAATAGTGCCAATAGATGGAGAAGTAATTGAAGGCTCAGGCTACGTAGATGAATCTAACGTAACGGGAGAATCACGGGCAGTAATGAAGGTAATCGGCGATACCGTTACTGGATCGACGAGGCTTGTTACAGATAAACTAAAGATAAGGGCTACAGCAGACCCAGGCAGCACGTTTATAGATAAGATGATCGAACTCGTTGAAAAGTCGACTAGAGAAAAGACTCCAAACGAAATATCGCTTACCGTATTCTTGTCAGGTCTTACACTTATTTTCCTCGTAATAACTGCTTCTATATTCGCTATTTCACATTACTTTGGAAGGACAGCAAATATTGTGATGCTCATAGTTTTGCTGATAGCTCTGATTCCAACAACAATTGGAGCACTGTTGCCGGCAATAGGTATAGCTGCAATAAATAAGGTATCCGAATACAATATAATTGCAAAGAGTGGGAGGGCAATAGAGAACGCTGGAGACATAGACACTATAATCCTAGACAAAACCGGAACAATTACCATAGGAGAAAGGAAAGCTGTAAAATTCTATCCGAACAAGGGCATATCAGACGTAGAGTTTGCAAAACTTGCCGCCATGTCATCATACTACGATCAGACTAAGGAAGGCCTATCGATTTTCGAACTGGCAAAAAAACAAGGAGCAGAGATAAGCAAAGACGATCTTAAGGGTTATGAGTTCATACCATTCTCGTCTGAAACAAAATTCAGTGGTATACAATCTCCTAGCGATACTGTAATAAAGGGATCCCTTAAGGCCTTAAAGGAGAAGTTCCAAGTCGCAGATGAATTCATAGAAGCATTATGCAAGGAAATATCTATGCGAGGAGGTACAGCCATACCTGTTGTTCACAATGGGAAGTTTGCTGGTGTCATCGAACTTCAGGATTTGATAAAGCCTGGCATTAAAGAGAGAATATCCGAGATTAAAAACATGGACATAAAGACGGTTATGTGCACAGGCGATGACGAGGTAACAGCACAATACATATCGGCCCAGGCAGGCATCGACGAATATATTGCCAACTCTAAGCCGGTGGACAAGTACAACGTTGTGATAAGGGAGAAGGAGGGCCAGAGGATGGTTGCCATGGTCGGAGATGGGACGAACGATGCACCAGCTTTGGCTAAGGCGGATGTTGGGCTGGCAATGAACAATGGTACTCAGGCCGCAAAAGAGGCCGCAAATATGATCGATTTAGACAGCAATCCGACAAAGCTTATGGATGTAATATTTCTTGGCAAGCAGATACTCATAACTAGAGGATCGCTAACAACGTTTAGTATAGCAAATGATATATCGAAGTATTTCGTAATAATACCAGCTATATTTTATATGTTTCCAAGTTTATCTCTCGTGAATATCCTTGACTTGACAGATCCCATAGTTGCAGTTACATCAGCTTTGATCTTCAATACTATCATTATAGTCTTTTTGATACCGTTGGCATTAGGCGGAGTACATTATAAACCCACATCAATTTCTGAGATGCTAAAGCGCAACCTTATGATATATGGTATTGGGGGAGTTATTACACCTTTTATAGCTATTAAGCTCATATATATGCTGCTCATTGCATGGGGGGTGACATGGTGA
- the kdpC gene encoding potassium-transporting ATPase subunit KdpC produces the protein MVKSPLKALVISLVFLFVLGFLFPTVTSLITEKALPNQSEGQPIKIDGKVYGSYLLAEAFNSSIFFHPRPSAIGYNLSESGSYPYSLGNPEVLNLTEKYLDEFLKDNPGINASQIPYAMLSYSASGLDPNIPLQGALIQIPRISIALHSITNNSVSLWENYLNDLVNKYTTQNFPFFGSYYVNIMYLNVNILEYLMNNGYIKSLNSIPP, from the coding sequence ATGGTGAAGAGTCCACTAAAGGCGTTGGTTATTTCGCTCGTATTCCTGTTCGTATTGGGCTTTTTATTCCCTACCGTTACTTCGCTGATCACCGAGAAGGCTCTGCCTAACCAGTCCGAGGGCCAGCCAATTAAGATAGATGGTAAGGTATATGGAAGCTATTTGCTGGCTGAAGCCTTTAATTCTTCAATATTCTTCCATCCAAGGCCTTCTGCCATAGGCTATAACCTTAGTGAATCAGGCTCATACCCCTATTCCTTAGGGAACCCTGAGGTGCTAAACCTCACAGAAAAATATTTGGATGAGTTTCTGAAGGATAACCCCGGAATAAACGCATCTCAGATCCCTTATGCAATGCTCTCATATTCTGCCTCTGGCTTGGATCCGAATATACCTTTACAGGGTGCTTTAATACAAATACCAAGAATATCAATCGCACTTCACAGCATAACCAATAATTCTGTATCTTTATGGGAGAATTACCTAAACGATCTTGTAAACAAGTATACAACGCAGAACTTCCCGTTTTTCGGTTCCTATTACGTCAATATAATGTACCTTAACGTTAATATCTTAGAGTACCTAATGAATAATGGGTACATAAAATCCCTAAATTCAATTCCGCCATGA
- a CDS encoding universal stress protein, giving the protein MFEIPRPYSLHLGKIAVPMAEGRSSRRVLHIAMALADVFGSEISAVTVRDQAKDIMWTNKINVVTNAYKEGLARNIKIIPKIITSSDVKSALINEINRHSYDLVIIASEKRSIITRITSGPVSNQVIKKAESPTALVSVKTQNFPYKSIYIPLSETINTRSAVAFGLTLKKVMGAKAVLADLRAFDSNPTHRFSYIFDYMNEIVSNFGDNVTVIKGGTKYDLKESVLNGAASTGADAVVLGVKAGENGKIRVNSIIKDLMKTGDFDSILFKK; this is encoded by the coding sequence ATGTTTGAGATCCCAAGACCATACTCACTACACTTGGGCAAAATAGCTGTACCCATGGCTGAAGGCCGAAGCTCAAGGCGCGTCCTTCACATAGCTATGGCTCTTGCAGACGTATTTGGATCTGAGATAAGTGCCGTAACGGTGAGGGATCAGGCCAAAGATATAATGTGGACAAATAAGATAAATGTCGTAACCAACGCTTATAAAGAAGGGTTAGCTAGAAATATAAAGATAATACCAAAGATCATAACAAGCAGCGATGTGAAGTCAGCGCTCATCAACGAAATAAACAGGCATTCTTATGATCTAGTGATAATAGCCTCTGAAAAGAGATCGATAATAACAAGAATAACTTCTGGCCCTGTGTCAAATCAGGTTATAAAGAAGGCAGAATCACCTACTGCACTTGTATCTGTAAAAACCCAAAATTTTCCTTACAAATCGATCTACATACCACTCAGCGAAACCATAAACACAAGGAGTGCAGTGGCCTTCGGCCTTACGTTAAAAAAAGTTATGGGGGCAAAAGCAGTGTTGGCTGACCTTAGGGCGTTTGATTCAAATCCTACACATAGGTTCAGCTATATTTTCGACTATATGAATGAGATAGTGTCGAACTTTGGTGACAACGTAACTGTTATAAAGGGTGGAACAAAATATGACCTCAAAGAATCTGTCCTAAATGGGGCAGCAAGCACAGGTGCAGATGCAGTTGTGCTTGGAGTAAAGGCCGGTGAAAACGGAAAAATACGTGTTAATAGCATTATTAAAGATCTCATGAAAACAGGAGACTTTGACAGTATACTATTCAAAAAATAA
- a CDS encoding kinase, with amino-acid sequence MILSYSPLRITFGGGGTDIEPFVSKYGGAVVNATIDRGVTVRYIDDGYQTELSSRDFVKSYIINMHGPSTVSSRMLDYLLRSGLRTGRIIMSGDVPPGSGLGSSSAAMSALVNLTSIIRKTKYNWESIARESYNIEKNYFHIVLGLQDPYAIALGGFKFMEFNGDGVKYEMLDKYGDFTSELEKRIILIYTGHTRQSSEVLIDQVRAATQGDQETTEKLLQLKEVAFRLRKAVIDNDYSEFDQAINYGWEIKKTLGQKTTNRRVDTIIESALKNGASAARLMGGGSQGFILVLSRPGKINELQRAMMNASNFVVRTSFDKRGTRRLFIR; translated from the coding sequence GTGATACTTTCATACAGCCCACTCCGTATAACATTTGGAGGCGGTGGAACAGATATAGAGCCGTTCGTATCGAAATACGGTGGTGCGGTAGTCAACGCAACTATCGACAGAGGTGTAACCGTAAGGTACATAGACGACGGCTACCAGACAGAATTATCATCTAGAGACTTTGTTAAAAGCTATATAATAAACATGCACGGCCCAAGTACAGTATCTAGTAGGATGTTAGATTACCTTTTAAGAAGCGGCCTAAGGACTGGCAGAATAATAATGAGCGGTGACGTGCCGCCCGGTTCAGGGCTCGGATCCTCAAGTGCAGCCATGTCAGCACTTGTCAATCTAACTTCGATAATAAGAAAAACGAAGTACAATTGGGAAAGTATTGCCAGGGAATCATACAATATAGAAAAGAATTATTTCCACATAGTTTTGGGGTTACAAGATCCATATGCAATTGCACTCGGTGGGTTCAAGTTCATGGAGTTCAACGGCGATGGTGTAAAGTATGAGATGCTTGACAAGTATGGGGACTTCACATCTGAATTAGAAAAGAGAATTATCCTCATATATACAGGCCATACTAGGCAGAGTTCAGAAGTACTTATAGATCAGGTCAGAGCGGCCACTCAGGGCGATCAGGAGACCACGGAGAAACTTTTACAGCTAAAAGAGGTTGCCTTCAGGCTTCGAAAAGCAGTGATCGATAACGATTACTCCGAATTTGATCAGGCAATAAATTACGGCTGGGAAATAAAGAAGACCCTAGGGCAAAAGACTACGAACAGGCGTGTAGACACCATAATAGAGAGCGCCTTGAAGAACGGAGCATCCGCAGCAAGGCTGATGGGCGGCGGATCTCAGGGATTCATCCTTGTTCTTTCAAGACCTGGAAAGATAAACGAACTCCAGAGAGCAATGATGAATGCTTCTAACTTTGTAGTAAGGACTTCGTTTGACAAAAGGGGGACAAGGCGTCTATTTATTCGCTGA
- a CDS encoding TIGR01777 family oxidoreductase: protein MKVVIFGGTGLIGRAIYSSLPHDFYIVSRSAKGQEGQAHIIGLDEIDKIKECDVVINLSGYSIASKRWNRKVKEEIVRSRIDTTRLVVNFIRNLEKKPSAFLSGSAIGFYGHNTNKELTEEDPFGSGFLADLARSWEEEAMQADGICRTVLLRTANFLSPKGGFLSALINPKSKNVMYFGDGRQPVSWMHYADYVKAVEFVIENASIAGPVNMSSPQPVTFKEFAEAFSKSLGSHIRSIPEFLGKIALGSEMYRELMSGQKVIPKKLIQAGFKFDFPDINTAASSIASLMK, encoded by the coding sequence ATGAAAGTAGTTATATTTGGAGGGACAGGACTCATAGGGAGAGCCATATATTCATCGTTGCCTCACGATTTTTACATAGTGTCAAGATCGGCGAAGGGACAAGAAGGTCAGGCGCATATTATCGGATTGGACGAAATAGACAAAATTAAGGAATGTGATGTCGTGATTAACCTTTCAGGATATAGCATCGCATCCAAGAGATGGAACAGAAAAGTTAAGGAAGAGATAGTGCGAAGTAGGATAGATACAACAAGGCTGGTGGTAAATTTCATACGAAACTTAGAAAAGAAGCCTTCCGCGTTTCTATCTGGATCTGCCATAGGTTTCTATGGTCACAATACCAATAAGGAACTCACAGAAGAAGATCCGTTTGGAAGTGGCTTCTTGGCTGATCTTGCAAGATCCTGGGAAGAGGAAGCGATGCAGGCAGATGGGATTTGCCGGACAGTATTGTTAAGAACGGCAAACTTTTTAAGTCCGAAGGGCGGATTCCTCTCTGCTCTCATCAATCCAAAGTCAAAAAACGTAATGTACTTTGGTGACGGGCGGCAACCCGTATCGTGGATGCATTACGCCGATTACGTAAAGGCTGTAGAGTTCGTTATAGAAAACGCTAGTATCGCTGGGCCAGTGAATATGTCGTCTCCTCAGCCAGTCACATTCAAGGAGTTTGCTGAGGCTTTTTCAAAAAGTCTTGGTAGCCACATAAGATCCATACCGGAATTCTTAGGCAAGATCGCACTTGGATCTGAGATGTACAGAGAACTTATGTCAGGTCAAAAAGTTATTCCGAAGAAGTTGATTCAGGCCGGATTCAAGTTTGATTTTCCAGATATAAATACAGCTGCATCATCCATAGCTTCGCTTATGAAATAA
- the twy1 gene encoding 4-demethylwyosine synthase TYW1, whose translation MNNLYADIYKKEHYGLVGKHSAVKVCHWTKDELLGGQGCYKNTFYGIKSHQCIQMTPALNACTENCAFCWRFQGFDSMHISDEDDPEFILEESIKQHLKLISGFKGNPKVSKEIWEEATHPKHMAISLTGEPTLYSRLGELIAAAKKRGISTFLVTNGTLPMVLEKLDPLPTQLYVTVAAPNKQIFNQLLQPSIGNGWENLNKTLELLPSLNTRKVIRHTLVRDVNMPYVEEYAKLDSKGDPDFIEAKGYVHVGYSISKLSTNNMPPHSEILEFSHSLSEKLGYQFVADRVESRVAMIAKDPSKAKIDFSNI comes from the coding sequence GTGAATAACCTCTACGCTGACATATACAAGAAGGAACATTACGGGCTTGTCGGAAAGCACTCTGCCGTAAAGGTATGCCACTGGACAAAAGATGAACTCTTAGGAGGCCAAGGCTGCTATAAAAACACGTTTTATGGTATAAAATCACACCAATGCATACAGATGACACCAGCCTTAAACGCATGCACAGAAAACTGTGCTTTTTGCTGGCGCTTTCAGGGTTTTGATTCCATGCATATTTCCGATGAAGATGACCCTGAATTTATACTTGAAGAGAGCATTAAGCAACACCTGAAGCTAATATCCGGATTCAAGGGAAACCCAAAGGTATCTAAGGAGATATGGGAAGAGGCCACACACCCAAAACACATGGCAATATCGCTTACGGGCGAGCCAACCCTATATAGCAGGCTTGGAGAGCTTATAGCAGCGGCAAAGAAGAGAGGCATAAGCACGTTCCTTGTTACTAACGGCACTTTGCCAATGGTTCTTGAAAAACTCGATCCTTTGCCAACACAACTATACGTAACTGTAGCTGCACCAAACAAGCAGATATTCAATCAGCTTCTTCAGCCATCAATAGGCAATGGATGGGAAAATCTAAACAAGACACTTGAACTATTGCCAAGCCTTAACACAAGGAAGGTTATAAGGCATACCCTCGTTAGGGACGTAAACATGCCATACGTTGAAGAATATGCTAAACTCGATAGTAAAGGAGATCCAGATTTCATTGAAGCTAAGGGTTATGTACACGTAGGATACTCAATAAGCAAGCTTAGCACTAATAATATGCCTCCACACAGTGAAATACTAGAATTTTCTCACAGCCTCTCCGAAAAACTTGGATACCAATTTGTTGCAGACAGAGTAGAAAGCAGGGTAGCCATGATTGCAAAAGATCCGTCCAAGGCAAAGATAGATTTTTCTAACATTTAA
- the thsB gene encoding thermosome subunit beta produces MIAGQPIFILKEGTKRESGKDAMKENIEAAIAISNSVRSSLGPRGMDKMLVDSLGDIVITNDGVTILKEMDVEHPAAKMMVEVSKTQDSFVGDGTTTAVIIAGGLLQQAEALINQNVHPTVISEGYRMASEEAKRIIDEISTKIGKDEKELLIKLAQTSLNSKSASVAKDKLAEISYEAVKSVAELRDGKYYVDFDNIQVVKKQGGAIDDTALINGIIVDKEKVHPGMPDVVKNAKIALLDAPLEIKKPEFDTNLRIEDPSMIQKFLAQEENMLREMVEKIKSVGANVVITQKGIDDMAQHYLSKEGIYAVRRVKKSDMDKLAKATGATVVSTIDEISASDLGSADRVEQVKVGDDYMTFVTGCKNPKAVSVLVRGETEHVVDEMERSITDSLHVVASALEDGAYTAGGGATAAEIAVRLRSYAQKIGGRQQLAIEKFADAIEEVPRALAENAGLDPIDIILKLRAEHAKGNKYAGVNVFSGEIEDMVNNGVIEPIRVGKQAIESATEAAIMILRIDDVIATKSSGSSSNPPKSPSSESSSGED; encoded by the coding sequence ATGATAGCGGGACAACCAATATTCATTCTTAAGGAAGGTACAAAAAGAGAGAGCGGCAAGGATGCGATGAAAGAGAATATAGAGGCAGCAATTGCGATTTCGAACTCTGTCAGATCCAGCCTTGGCCCAAGGGGAATGGACAAGATGCTGGTGGATTCTCTTGGCGACATAGTAATTACCAACGACGGTGTTACAATTCTCAAAGAGATGGATGTAGAACACCCTGCTGCCAAAATGATGGTAGAGGTATCTAAGACACAGGATTCCTTTGTTGGAGATGGAACAACCACCGCAGTGATCATCGCTGGCGGCCTACTACAGCAGGCTGAGGCACTTATAAACCAGAATGTACACCCAACGGTCATATCTGAAGGTTACAGAATGGCTTCTGAAGAGGCAAAGAGGATCATAGATGAAATATCAACAAAGATCGGCAAAGACGAAAAGGAGCTCCTTATAAAGTTGGCACAGACATCACTTAACAGCAAAAGTGCATCTGTAGCAAAGGACAAACTCGCAGAGATATCCTATGAAGCTGTTAAATCTGTAGCAGAGCTTAGGGATGGGAAGTATTACGTGGATTTTGACAATATACAGGTCGTAAAGAAACAGGGTGGTGCAATAGATGACACTGCGTTGATAAACGGAATAATAGTAGACAAGGAAAAGGTCCACCCTGGAATGCCGGATGTAGTTAAGAATGCAAAGATTGCCCTCCTAGATGCCCCACTCGAAATTAAGAAGCCTGAATTTGATACAAACCTCAGGATCGAAGACCCGAGCATGATACAGAAGTTCCTAGCGCAGGAAGAAAACATGCTCAGAGAGATGGTTGAAAAAATTAAATCCGTGGGTGCCAACGTTGTAATTACCCAGAAGGGAATAGACGACATGGCCCAGCACTATCTATCGAAAGAAGGGATATACGCAGTACGCAGGGTAAAGAAGAGCGATATGGACAAACTCGCAAAAGCTACAGGCGCGACAGTTGTCTCAACTATAGATGAGATTTCGGCTAGTGATCTTGGATCCGCTGACAGAGTAGAACAAGTCAAAGTTGGAGACGACTACATGACCTTTGTTACTGGCTGCAAGAATCCGAAAGCGGTAAGTGTTCTAGTTAGAGGCGAGACTGAACACGTTGTTGATGAAATGGAGAGATCCATAACTGATTCGCTGCACGTAGTTGCCAGTGCTCTCGAGGATGGAGCCTATACCGCTGGTGGTGGAGCAACTGCAGCAGAGATAGCAGTAAGGCTCAGATCATATGCACAGAAAATAGGTGGCAGGCAGCAGCTTGCAATTGAAAAATTCGCAGATGCCATCGAAGAAGTGCCCAGAGCCCTTGCTGAAAACGCCGGATTAGATCCTATAGACATAATACTGAAGCTGAGAGCTGAACACGCAAAGGGCAACAAATATGCTGGTGTAAATGTATTCAGCGGCGAAATAGAGGACATGGTTAACAACGGAGTCATAGAGCCAATAAGGGTGGGCAAGCAGGCCATTGAATCTGCAACCGAAGCTGCAATAATGATACTCCGCATAGACGATGTGATTGCGACAAAGTCGAGCGGTTCCTCTTCGAATCCACCTAAGTCGCCGTCTTCTGAGTCCTCATCAGGTGAGGACTAA
- the thiE gene encoding thiamine phosphate synthase, protein MNEKKLRGLYLVTYDYYGAEFYEKIIDAIEGGVDILQYRDKTNAYSVKLQVARKLTSIAADYGIPFFVDDDPKLAKEAGADGVHIGRDDPPIEQVRDVFNGLIGVSTYGNLELATEAEKKGASYVAFGSFFHTDTKKDAGIYDIKILEKARHFVKIPIFVIGGINLETITKFCGYSIDGIAVVSAILAAENVKKAAKELKEKVEDIINGRC, encoded by the coding sequence ATGAATGAAAAAAAGCTTAGAGGGCTCTATCTCGTAACGTACGACTACTATGGTGCCGAGTTTTACGAAAAGATCATCGATGCCATAGAGGGAGGTGTCGACATACTACAGTACAGGGACAAAACGAATGCATATTCAGTTAAGCTGCAGGTTGCGAGAAAACTAACATCTATTGCTGCAGATTATGGTATACCATTTTTCGTTGATGACGATCCTAAATTAGCTAAAGAAGCTGGTGCAGATGGAGTTCATATAGGTAGAGATGATCCTCCAATTGAGCAAGTTAGGGACGTTTTCAATGGCCTAATCGGAGTATCAACCTACGGAAACCTCGAACTTGCAACTGAGGCTGAAAAAAAGGGCGCAAGCTATGTTGCATTCGGCTCCTTCTTTCACACCGATACAAAGAAGGACGCAGGAATTTACGATATAAAAATACTGGAAAAGGCAAGACATTTTGTGAAGATACCAATTTTTGTCATAGGAGGCATAAATCTAGAAACTATAACAAAATTTTGCGGCTATAGCATAGATGGCATCGCAGTAGTTTCAGCTATCCTTGCAGCTGAGAACGTAAAGAAAGCAGCCAAGGAACTAAAGGAGAAAGTTGAGGATATTATCAACGGTCGATGTTAA
- a CDS encoding AIR synthase family protein produces the protein MENPGKLDRKFFTESILRYTGYRRPEDKVPPKNGVDTGIISIGNGKVMAVTTDPFYFDPVFGYEDSAWFAYHILASDITTAGVYPEYMTVDLNLPISISNEEIARMWKTVHEEAYKYKTSIITGHTARYANTGFPMVGGATMFGFTDDDKYVTTAMARPGDIMIMTKTAGIEAASLLTRIFPNHVKKNLGEDKYRYGFELFRKLSTVDEAIQAIEFGTRKAITSMHDATEGGLLGAVYEVAEASGNGVSIDKEAIHVDDYVKEIHSLFGIDPLRSISEGTLLMTIDPEYADEFMKRLTKSGIDSYVIGKMTTKDEGIKFKDGSEPIGEPEKDPFWYAVEKSMKMGLS, from the coding sequence TTGGAGAATCCTGGGAAATTAGATAGAAAATTTTTCACCGAGAGTATACTTCGTTACACTGGATATAGAAGACCTGAAGATAAGGTTCCACCAAAGAATGGAGTTGATACTGGCATTATAAGCATCGGTAACGGAAAGGTAATGGCTGTGACAACTGATCCATTCTATTTCGACCCTGTGTTTGGTTATGAAGATTCTGCTTGGTTTGCATACCACATATTGGCCTCTGATATAACCACGGCGGGTGTTTATCCCGAATATATGACAGTAGATCTAAACCTTCCCATTAGCATTTCTAATGAAGAGATAGCGAGAATGTGGAAGACTGTACATGAAGAGGCTTATAAGTACAAGACATCGATCATAACGGGGCATACGGCTAGGTATGCAAATACAGGATTTCCAATGGTAGGCGGAGCAACCATGTTTGGCTTCACCGATGATGACAAATATGTAACTACAGCTATGGCAAGGCCAGGTGACATTATGATTATGACGAAAACTGCAGGCATAGAAGCAGCATCATTACTCACTAGGATTTTTCCAAATCACGTTAAGAAAAACCTTGGTGAAGATAAATATCGTTACGGCTTTGAATTGTTCAGGAAATTAAGCACTGTGGATGAGGCAATTCAGGCTATTGAATTTGGAACAAGAAAAGCGATAACCAGCATGCACGATGCCACTGAGGGAGGACTACTTGGAGCAGTGTACGAAGTCGCTGAAGCCTCTGGAAATGGCGTATCAATCGACAAGGAAGCTATACACGTTGACGATTACGTAAAGGAGATACATTCCCTATTCGGAATCGATCCCTTAAGATCCATAAGCGAAGGCACGCTGCTGATGACTATTGATCCGGAATATGCAGACGAGTTCATGAAGAGACTCACGAAATCAGGAATAGACTCTTATGTAATAGGAAAGATGACAACGAAGGATGAAGGAATTAAATTCAAGGATGGATCAGAGCCAATAGGTGAACCGGAAAAGGATCCTTTCTGGTATGCCGTTGAAAAATCAATGAAGATGGGGCTTTCATGA